In Mycobacterium sp. Aquia_216, a genomic segment contains:
- a CDS encoding DUF5318 domain-containing protein has protein sequence MRLQRQVVDYALRRRSLLAEVYSGRTGVSEVCDANPYLLRAAKFHGKSSQVMCPICRKEQLTLVSWVFGDHLGAVSGSARTAEELVMLATKFDEFSVHVVEVCRTCSWNHLVKSYVLGAERPAPSPKGTRSTRTARNGARTAIE, from the coding sequence GTGCGACTGCAGCGACAGGTGGTGGATTACGCGCTCCGGCGGCGCTCACTGCTGGCCGAGGTGTACTCCGGCCGCACGGGCGTGTCCGAGGTATGCGATGCAAACCCCTATTTGCTGCGCGCCGCTAAGTTTCACGGCAAAAGCAGCCAGGTGATGTGCCCGATCTGCCGTAAGGAACAGCTCACGCTGGTGTCGTGGGTGTTCGGCGATCATTTGGGCGCGGTATCGGGTTCGGCCCGCACGGCAGAAGAGCTGGTCATGCTGGCGACTAAGTTCGACGAATTTTCGGTCCACGTCGTCGAGGTGTGCCGGACCTGCAGCTGGAATCACCTAGTCAAGTCGTATGTGCTCGGCGCGGAACGCCCGGCGCCTTCTCCTAAGGGGACCCGGTCCACGCGGACGGCACGCAACGGCGCCCGCACGGCCATTGAATAA
- a CDS encoding amino acid ABC transporter ATP-binding protein, which yields MTIATAARASVSLEARDIHKTLGGTKVLRGVSFEAPAGTTVAVIGPSGSGKSTLLRALNRLHEPDTGDILLDGQSVLDDDPDALRQRIGMVFQHYNLFPHLSILKNVALGPRKLRGLSADEARDLALTQLERVGLKHKAAARPGMLSGGQQQRVGIARALAMAPQVMFFDEATSALDPEMVKGALQLIADLGAGGMTMIVVTHEMDFARSTSDTVVFMDHGKVVESGPPEQIFEAAKTERLQRFLSQVL from the coding sequence ATGACCATCGCCACCGCGGCGCGGGCGTCAGTCTCGTTGGAAGCCAGGGATATTCATAAGACTCTCGGCGGGACAAAGGTACTGCGCGGCGTCAGCTTCGAAGCCCCCGCGGGCACCACCGTGGCCGTCATCGGACCTTCTGGCTCAGGCAAGTCAACGCTGCTGCGCGCCCTGAATCGGCTCCACGAACCCGATACAGGCGACATTTTGCTGGACGGGCAGTCGGTGCTGGACGACGATCCCGACGCGCTCCGCCAACGGATCGGCATGGTGTTTCAGCATTACAACCTGTTCCCGCATCTGAGCATCCTCAAGAACGTCGCGCTGGGCCCACGCAAGTTGCGCGGCCTCTCCGCCGACGAGGCCCGAGACCTCGCGCTGACTCAGCTGGAGCGAGTTGGCCTGAAGCACAAGGCCGCTGCCCGTCCGGGCATGCTGTCCGGTGGCCAACAGCAACGGGTCGGGATCGCCCGCGCGCTGGCGATGGCGCCGCAGGTGATGTTTTTCGACGAGGCGACTTCCGCTCTGGACCCCGAAATGGTCAAGGGAGCTTTGCAGCTCATCGCCGATCTCGGCGCCGGCGGAATGACGATGATCGTGGTCACGCACGAGATGGATTTCGCCCGGTCGACGTCGGACACCGTCGTATTCATGGATCATGGCAAGGTCGTGGAATCCGGCCCACCAGAGCAGATATTCGAGGCCGCTAAGACCGAGCGCCTACAGCGATTCCTGTCCCAAGTGCTTTGA
- a CDS encoding LLM class F420-dependent oxidoreductase codes for MTSADHPVRIGVQVQPQHAPEYRHIRDAVRRCEDIGVDIAFTWDHFFPLYGDPDGAHFECWTVLAAWAEQTSHIEFGALVTCNSYRNPELLADMARTVDHISDGRLILGIGSGWKEKDYDEYGYEFGTKGSRLDDLAAAFPRITSRLAKLNPAPTRDIPILIGGKGPRKTLRLVAEYGDIWHGFTTVDTYPAAAAVLEEHCAVVGRDPSTIERSAGVENNSGEGIDGLIANAEGLTALGVTLLTVGVNGPDYDLGAAEALCRWRDKR; via the coding sequence ATGACTTCAGCCGACCATCCCGTTCGAATCGGCGTGCAAGTGCAGCCCCAGCACGCGCCCGAGTACCGCCACATCCGCGATGCCGTCCGCCGCTGCGAGGACATCGGAGTCGACATCGCGTTCACCTGGGATCACTTCTTCCCGCTTTACGGTGATCCCGACGGAGCGCACTTCGAATGCTGGACGGTTCTGGCGGCCTGGGCCGAGCAGACATCGCATATCGAGTTCGGCGCCCTGGTGACGTGCAATTCCTATCGAAACCCGGAGCTCCTCGCCGACATGGCCCGCACCGTCGACCATATTTCCGACGGCCGGCTGATCCTGGGAATCGGATCGGGTTGGAAAGAAAAGGACTACGACGAGTACGGCTACGAATTCGGCACCAAGGGCAGCCGCCTCGACGACTTGGCGGCCGCATTCCCCCGGATCACGTCGCGGCTGGCCAAGCTCAATCCCGCGCCGACCCGGGACATCCCGATACTGATCGGCGGCAAGGGTCCGCGCAAGACCCTGCGACTGGTCGCCGAATACGGCGACATCTGGCACGGCTTCACCACCGTCGACACCTACCCGGCCGCGGCAGCCGTGCTCGAGGAGCATTGCGCCGTCGTCGGCCGCGACCCGTCCACCATCGAGAGGTCAGCCGGCGTGGAAAACAACAGCGGCGAAGGCATCGATGGGTTGATCGCCAACGCCGAAGGCCTGACCGCATTGGGGGTGACGCTGCTGACGGTTGGCGTCAACGGCCCCGACTACGACCTTGGCGCGGCCGAGGCATTGTGCCGTTGGCGTGACAAGCGGTAA
- a CDS encoding inositol-3-phosphate synthase, which translates to MSQHNAPDASTEVRVAIVGVGNCASSLVQGVQYYYDADANSTVPGLMHVKFGQYHVRDVKFVAAFDVDAKKVGFDLSEAIFASENNTIKIADVPPTNVTVQRGPTLDGIGKYYAETIEISDTEAVDVVKVLREAKVDVMVSYLPVGSEEADKFYAQCAIDAGVAFVNALPVFIASDPVWAKKFTDAGVPIVGDDIKSQVGATITHRVMAKLFEDRGVQLDRTMQLNVGGNMDFLNMLERERLESKKISKTQAVTSNVQREFKTKDVHIGPSDHVGWLDDRKWAYVRLEGRAFGDVPLNLEYKLEVWDSPNSAGVIIDAVRAAKIAKDRGIGGPVIPASAYLMKSPPKQLPDDIARTQLEAFIIGG; encoded by the coding sequence ATGAGTCAGCACAACGCGCCCGACGCGTCGACCGAGGTACGAGTCGCCATTGTCGGCGTCGGTAACTGCGCGTCCTCACTGGTTCAGGGCGTCCAGTATTACTACGACGCCGACGCGAACAGCACCGTGCCCGGCTTGATGCACGTCAAGTTCGGCCAGTACCACGTCCGCGACGTGAAGTTCGTCGCCGCGTTCGACGTGGACGCCAAGAAGGTCGGCTTCGACCTCTCGGAGGCGATCTTCGCGTCGGAGAACAACACGATCAAGATCGCCGACGTGCCGCCGACCAACGTGACCGTGCAGCGCGGCCCGACCCTCGACGGTATCGGCAAGTACTACGCCGAGACGATCGAGATCTCCGACACCGAGGCCGTCGACGTGGTCAAGGTGCTGCGCGAAGCCAAGGTCGACGTGATGGTGTCCTACCTGCCGGTGGGCTCCGAAGAGGCCGACAAGTTCTACGCGCAGTGCGCGATCGACGCCGGCGTGGCGTTTGTCAACGCCCTGCCGGTGTTCATCGCTTCCGACCCGGTGTGGGCCAAGAAGTTCACCGACGCCGGTGTGCCGATTGTCGGTGACGACATCAAGAGCCAGGTCGGTGCGACGATCACGCACCGCGTGATGGCCAAGCTGTTCGAGGACCGCGGCGTGCAGCTCGACCGCACCATGCAGCTCAACGTCGGCGGCAACATGGACTTCCTGAACATGCTCGAGCGCGAGCGGTTGGAGTCCAAGAAGATCTCGAAGACGCAAGCCGTGACGTCCAACGTCCAGCGCGAGTTCAAGACCAAGGACGTCCACATCGGCCCGTCCGACCACGTGGGCTGGCTCGATGACCGCAAGTGGGCCTACGTCCGCCTGGAGGGTCGCGCCTTCGGGGACGTGCCGCTGAACCTGGAGTACAAGCTCGAGGTGTGGGACTCGCCGAACTCGGCGGGTGTCATCATCGACGCGGTGCGGGCGGCCAAGATCGCCAAGGACCGCGGCATCGGCGGTCCGGTGATCCCGGCGTCGGCGTACCTGATGAAGAGCCCGCCCAAGCAGCTGCCCGACGACATCGCCCGTACCCAGCTCGAAGCGTTCATCATCGGGGGTTAA
- a CDS encoding alpha/beta fold hydrolase, translating into MTEISEDELDGLSEFSLLSENAEQAGVTGPLPDVERIEADTPNGRVSALRWGGTPPRIVFLHGGGQNAHTWDTVIVGLGVPALAVDLPGHGHSGWREDGDYSPRNNADAVAPVLRDFAPDADLIVGMSLGGLTAIRIGAIAPDLVRELVLVDVTPSALHRYAELTTEQQGTVALVQGEREFPSFQAILDATVAAAPHREVKALRRGVFHNSRRLDNGNWAWRYDAIRAVPNFGDLWDDVDALTAPVTLVRGGSSPFVTDDDAIELTNRATHFRQVHVVENSGHSVQSDQPRALIELLSGVLGAR; encoded by the coding sequence GTGACCGAGATCTCCGAAGACGAACTGGACGGACTCTCCGAATTCTCGCTGCTGTCCGAGAACGCCGAGCAAGCCGGCGTCACAGGTCCGCTGCCCGACGTCGAGCGCATCGAGGCCGATACGCCGAACGGCCGAGTCAGCGCACTGCGCTGGGGCGGCACTCCGCCGCGGATCGTCTTTCTGCACGGCGGCGGACAGAACGCCCACACCTGGGACACCGTCATCGTCGGCCTCGGTGTGCCGGCCTTGGCGGTCGACCTTCCGGGCCACGGACATTCAGGCTGGCGGGAGGATGGCGACTACTCCCCGCGGAACAACGCCGACGCCGTGGCACCGGTGCTCCGCGACTTCGCACCCGATGCCGATCTCATCGTCGGCATGTCGTTGGGCGGGTTGACGGCGATCCGCATCGGCGCAATAGCCCCCGACCTGGTACGCGAACTCGTCCTGGTCGACGTCACCCCGTCGGCGTTGCACCGGTACGCCGAGCTGACCACCGAGCAACAGGGCACCGTCGCGCTGGTGCAGGGCGAACGTGAGTTCCCCAGCTTCCAGGCCATTCTGGACGCGACCGTCGCCGCGGCCCCGCACCGCGAAGTCAAGGCGCTGCGCCGCGGCGTCTTCCACAACTCGCGGCGGCTCGACAACGGCAACTGGGCGTGGCGCTACGACGCCATCCGCGCCGTCCCCAACTTCGGTGACTTGTGGGACGACGTCGACGCATTGACCGCACCCGTCACCCTGGTGCGCGGCGGCTCGTCGCCCTTCGTCACCGACGACGACGCGATCGAACTCACCAATCGCGCAACGCATTTCCGCCAGGTCCACGTCGTCGAGAATTCCGGACACTCCGTGCAAAGCGATCAGCCGCGCGCGCTGATCGAGCTGTTGAGCGGGGTCCTCGGCGCACGCTGA
- a CDS encoding GntR family transcriptional regulator has product MPKKYGVKEKDQVVNHILNLVLTGKLRSGDRVDRNEIALGLGVSRVPIQEALIQLEHDGIVSTRYHRGAFVERFDEATVLEHHELDGLLNGIASARAATNPTPRIRGELDALMRALRTAKDARAFSDITVEYRRTINDEYAGPRLHATIRASQSIIPHAFWLSYQSNRDDLLPYYEDETSAIQRRDPDAARAACVGRAYLMAQTMLAELFRRRVFAAPDDARQVVASPLRVLTESEAVCGEPSMAL; this is encoded by the coding sequence ATGCCGAAGAAATACGGGGTCAAGGAAAAGGACCAGGTTGTTAACCACATCCTGAACCTGGTGCTGACGGGGAAACTACGCAGCGGCGACCGGGTCGACCGCAACGAGATTGCGCTCGGCTTGGGAGTCAGCCGCGTCCCGATCCAAGAGGCCCTCATCCAGCTCGAGCACGACGGCATCGTGTCGACCCGCTATCACCGCGGCGCGTTCGTCGAGCGGTTCGACGAAGCCACCGTCCTCGAGCATCACGAACTTGACGGCTTACTCAACGGCATCGCCTCCGCGCGGGCCGCGACCAACCCGACGCCGCGGATCCGGGGGGAGCTCGATGCGCTGATGCGCGCGCTGCGCACCGCGAAAGACGCCCGGGCCTTCTCCGACATCACGGTGGAATACCGGCGCACCATCAACGACGAGTACGCGGGGCCGCGGTTGCACGCCACGATCCGTGCCTCGCAGAGCATCATCCCGCACGCGTTCTGGTTGAGCTACCAGAGCAATCGCGACGACCTGCTGCCCTACTACGAGGACGAAACGTCGGCGATCCAGCGACGTGACCCGGACGCCGCGCGGGCGGCGTGCGTCGGCCGTGCCTACCTGATGGCGCAGACCATGCTGGCCGAATTGTTCCGGCGCAGGGTTTTCGCCGCGCCCGACGATGCTCGCCAGGTTGTCGCCAGCCCGCTTCGCGTACTGACAGAGTCCGAGGCGGTCTGTGGCGAGCCGTCGATGGCGCTCTAA
- a CDS encoding PadR family transcriptional regulator, with translation MLELAILGLLIESPMHGYELRKRLTGLLGAFRAFSYGSLYPALRRMQADGLIAENAAPAGTPVRRARRVYELTEKGRQRFGELVADTGPHNYTDDGFGVHLAFFNRTPAEARMRILEGRRRQVEERREGLRDAIARASSSLDRYTRQLHQLGLESSEREVKWLNELIAAERAAPGLTEQI, from the coding sequence ATGCTGGAACTCGCCATCCTCGGCCTCCTGATCGAATCGCCGATGCATGGCTACGAGTTGCGCAAGCGGCTGACCGGCCTACTCGGTGCGTTCCGCGCGTTTTCGTACGGTTCGCTCTACCCAGCGCTGCGACGCATGCAGGCCGATGGGTTGATCGCCGAGAACGCCGCGCCGGCCGGTACCCCGGTCCGGCGGGCCCGTCGGGTCTACGAGCTGACCGAGAAGGGTCGCCAGCGTTTCGGTGAGCTGGTGGCCGACACCGGTCCGCACAACTACACCGACGACGGTTTCGGAGTACATCTGGCGTTCTTCAATCGCACTCCCGCGGAAGCGCGGATGCGGATTCTTGAGGGTCGCCGCCGTCAGGTCGAGGAACGCCGTGAAGGACTGCGTGACGCCATCGCGCGGGCCAGCAGCTCACTCGACCGTTACACGCGGCAGCTGCACCAACTCGGGCTCGAGTCCAGTGAGCGTGAAGTCAAGTGGCTCAACGAGCTCATCGCCGCGGAGCGGGCGGCGCCCGGACTCACCGAACAGATATAG
- a CDS encoding ABC transporter substrate-binding protein/permease: protein MNSCEGPRAKHGAKLFGLATTILIVCGLVLAGPALADRNQCAPGGSESATSLPKDLTTISGVGQDDDHTTATVEPLSAVHVDTLGLRSPGVLTVGTLSDAPPSICVDATGTFSGFDNQLLTAMAKKLGLQVRFASTDFSALLAEVDSRRFDVGSASVKATDARRRTVGFTNGYDFGYYALIVPPGSPIKNFGDLAEGQRIGVVQGTVEESYVVDDLHLQPVKYPGFATVYANLKMRQLDAWVAPAALAANVMHPGDPAVVVANAFSPGDFVAYAVTDDNPPLIAALNSALDAVIADGTWATLYSAWVPRPLPPGWKPGSRAAPTPHLPDFAAIAAANHHKSVGPAPPKSTLAQLRDQFLDWDLYKQAIPALLVTGLPNTLILANSALVIGLVLGMVLAMAGMSHSRWLRWPARIYTDIFRGLPEVVIILIIGMGVGPLVGGLTNNNPFPLGIAALGLMAAAYIGEILRSGIQSVDPGQLEASRALGFSYPAAMRLVVVPQGIRRVLPALVNQAIALLKGSALVYFLGLVAQQRELFQVGRDLNAQTGNLSPLVAAGLFYLLLTVPLTHLVNYIDTRLRRGSPADESDDPATMLTSTLGQEMI from the coding sequence ATGAACTCGTGCGAAGGCCCGCGCGCGAAGCACGGCGCCAAGCTGTTCGGACTGGCCACGACAATCTTGATCGTGTGCGGCCTGGTGCTGGCCGGACCCGCGCTCGCCGATAGAAACCAATGCGCCCCGGGCGGATCCGAGAGCGCGACCTCCCTGCCGAAAGACCTGACCACCATCAGCGGGGTGGGCCAGGACGACGACCACACGACGGCAACCGTCGAGCCACTCAGCGCGGTGCACGTCGACACGCTGGGCCTGAGGTCACCGGGCGTTCTGACCGTCGGCACCCTCTCGGACGCCCCGCCATCCATCTGTGTTGACGCGACCGGTACCTTCAGCGGTTTCGACAATCAGCTGCTGACCGCCATGGCGAAAAAGCTGGGCCTGCAAGTACGTTTCGCCAGTACGGATTTCTCCGCGCTGCTCGCCGAAGTGGACTCCCGGCGCTTCGACGTCGGCTCGGCATCGGTGAAAGCCACCGACGCCCGGCGGCGCACCGTCGGGTTCACCAACGGCTACGACTTCGGTTACTACGCGTTGATCGTGCCGCCCGGGTCGCCGATCAAGAACTTCGGCGATCTCGCTGAGGGGCAACGCATCGGAGTCGTTCAGGGCACCGTCGAGGAGTCCTACGTCGTCGACGACCTGCACCTGCAGCCGGTGAAATATCCCGGCTTCGCCACCGTGTACGCCAACCTCAAGATGCGCCAGCTCGACGCCTGGGTGGCGCCGGCAGCGTTGGCGGCCAACGTGATGCATCCTGGCGATCCAGCGGTGGTCGTCGCGAATGCCTTCAGCCCCGGCGATTTCGTCGCCTACGCCGTTACGGACGACAACCCGCCGCTGATCGCTGCGCTGAACTCCGCGCTGGATGCCGTCATCGCTGACGGCACCTGGGCGACGCTGTACTCCGCGTGGGTCCCCCGACCGCTGCCGCCGGGCTGGAAACCCGGATCCAGAGCCGCCCCGACTCCACACCTACCGGACTTCGCCGCGATCGCGGCCGCCAACCACCACAAGTCGGTCGGCCCGGCCCCGCCCAAATCGACGCTCGCGCAACTGCGCGACCAGTTTCTGGACTGGGATCTCTACAAGCAGGCCATCCCCGCTCTGCTCGTGACGGGGCTGCCCAACACGCTGATCCTGGCCAACAGCGCCCTGGTCATCGGGCTGGTGCTGGGGATGGTTCTGGCAATGGCCGGCATGTCTCATTCACGCTGGCTGCGCTGGCCGGCGCGGATCTACACCGACATCTTCCGCGGTCTTCCTGAAGTGGTGATCATCCTGATCATCGGGATGGGCGTCGGACCCCTCGTGGGCGGCCTGACGAACAACAATCCCTTTCCCTTGGGCATCGCCGCGCTGGGTTTGATGGCCGCGGCCTACATCGGCGAGATCCTGCGTTCGGGAATCCAGAGCGTCGACCCCGGACAGCTGGAGGCCTCGCGCGCACTCGGATTCAGTTATCCGGCCGCGATGCGACTGGTGGTGGTGCCACAGGGCATACGGCGCGTGTTGCCCGCTCTGGTCAATCAGGCCATCGCCTTGTTGAAGGGCTCCGCGCTGGTGTACTTCCTTGGTCTGGTCGCCCAGCAACGAGAACTGTTCCAGGTCGGCCGCGACCTCAACGCCCAGACCGGCAACCTGTCTCCGTTGGTGGCCGCGGGTCTGTTCTACCTGCTATTGACTGTTCCATTAACGCATTTGGTGAACTACATCGACACCCGACTGCGCCGCGGCAGCCCCGCCGACGAATCGGACGACCCGGCCACGATGCTCACCTCCACCCTCGGGCAGGAGATGATATGA